CTCCATGCCCAGGATGTCCTCGACCTGCGTGGCGATATCGCTGATCAGCGAGGCGAAGGTGCCGGTCGACTGGGCGACCGGCGAATCACGCACGAGGATGCGGAATCCGTCGGTGTACGTCTCGATGTAGTCGAGCAGCGCGAACGCCGCCTGCTCCAGCAGTTCGCGCGGATGCCCCGCGGTGAGCGCCCCGGTCACCATGTCCAGGAGCTGGCGCATCTCGCGGTCCACCACCACCGCGTACAGGCCTTCCTTGCCGCCGAAGTGCTCGTACACCACCGGCTTGGAGACCCCGGCCTTCGCCGCGATCTCCTCCACCGACGTGCCCTCGAAGCCCCGCTCGGCGAACAGCGCCCGGCCGATGTCGAGCAGTTGCTGGCGTCGCTCCGCCCCCGTCATCCGCACCCTGCGTACTCGCCGGGGCCTGTCGCTGCTGCTACCGCCGTCAATCGCCACGTCGTCAATCATGCCGTCTTCGCGGGCCGCTTCTGCCGCCGGGCGTCGATCCGGTCCGCGCTCGGCCAGCGCACGTCGTAGGCCCAGCCCGCCAGCTCGAACCAGCGGATCAGCCGGGCGCTGGAGTCGATCTGGCCGCGCATCACACCGTGCCGGGCACTCGTCGGGTCGGCGTGGTGCAGGTTGTGCCATGACTCGCCGCAGGACAGCACCGCCAGCCACCACACGTTGCCCGAGCGGTCACGGGACTTGAACGGCCGCTTGCCCACCGCGTGGCA
This DNA window, taken from Streptomyces sp. SCSIO 30461, encodes the following:
- a CDS encoding TetR/AcrR family transcriptional regulator; translation: MIDDVAIDGGSSSDRPRRVRRVRMTGAERRQQLLDIGRALFAERGFEGTSVEEIAAKAGVSKPVVYEHFGGKEGLYAVVVDREMRQLLDMVTGALTAGHPRELLEQAAFALLDYIETYTDGFRILVRDSPVAQSTGTFASLISDIATQVEDILGMEFKNRGFDQKLAPLYAQALVGMVALTGQWWLDVRKPKKAEVAAHLVNLAWHGLDGLEQKPRLIGHRKS